TGTTTTTTGTCGCCTTCAAAGAGCAGCAATTGGCGTTCTGGAACGCCACAGGGGCTGGCCTGCCACGCTGGCAAGAACTGGCTGACGGGCTCGCCGCCGCGCTGAATATCCAGGAGGTCGAGGGCTGGAATGCCGATCACTGCGACATTGCGCGGGGGATCTCGATGTACCCCGACAAGCAGCAACGATTTAGACACCGGCCCGACCTGGCAAACATCCAGGTGTGTTTGCTCGACATTGACAGCCCCAACGATAAAAACCTGAAACATCTCATGCTGGCCGGCACCGCCATCGTACAAGGCACATTCAAACAAACCGACGTCCTGATGATGTATACCCTCGAATACGGGTACGAAACCTTCCCCTCTTTGCAGGACTTGGCGACCGCCGCGCAGTCCAGGCTCAGCGACTCAATGAGCTCGCTCCCCTTGGCCATGCGACTGGTAGAACCTGAGGGTCATTTTTTCGATCACATGGCCTGGGCCCTCATCGCCACCCAGCTCAGCGCGATCGAAACCGAGGGTTTCAGCAGCCTGGAGACCACTGCGCCTCAACCGCAGCCACCCTCCACCGCCACAGAGCCTTTGGAGCTCGACCCGGATACAACACGTCTGAACATGCTCGACGGGGCGATCCCCCACTGGCTGCTCAATGCCTCACCGCACGATTTGAACGACTACAGCCAGCACATGCTGGACCTGAGCACGCTGTACAACGACGTGCCCGCCGACCTGTTCCAGCTGCAACCCATCAATGCCTTCGCCCAAGAGAAAATGCGCAACGCCATCCTTGCAGATAACCACCCTGGCGCCGACACACTGCCACTCGATGAGATACAGATCATCCGCACGGAAAGCCTCGCGGTGGGGCCTTTCAACCTGGCCAATCCACTGGAAAGCTACCCGCAGACCCTGGGCGAATATGCGCTCAGTAACACGCCGCCCTACCAGGCAACCGTGACTTTCAAGGGCGGGCAAACCGTGCCTGACTGGCTCACGGACAGCTACCTGACGCACCTTTCAGAGCAGGTCGACATCGGCCAGGTGTACCCAAAACTGATCCAAGACAAGCTGATTGACGACCCACTCGAAGCTCCCCGGCAACAGCGCTTTTACATGCAGCAGTTGCGATCGCTGCTGCCGCTGCTGGCGTTGGAATGCAAACTCACCCACACCGGCAATGTCGACGAGCAGGGCTGTCGCTTCATCAATGAGCTGGTCAACCCGACGCCCAACACGCCAGACCCTGTGGTTATCTGCCCTTTGTCGATACGCCCCAGCCTTCGTATCAGCCAGACCTTCGATGAGGTCCTCAACATCTTCATCATCGGCCCGCGCTCGCTACAACACGGCCCCTGCCTGTTGTATCGCCCGTTGCTCGAAAACCCGTTGGTACAGTTCCCTTCGCTGCAAAACCTCAAGTATGAGCTGCATCAGCCCGGCGAGATCAGAGACTCCATCCTGGCGTGGCTACCGAACCGGAGTTTGAGTTTCAACTACGCCCAATACATGTTCCCAACCGGTCTGACCTCGGCCTTCCTGATTTCACAACTGGCGAATACACCGTTGAAACTATTCGAATGGGGCGGCACCCCTGTGTTTTCCAAAACCGAGCTGACCGGGGATATTTTTGCCGCGTTGTTTGCGGCCAACGCGAAGGCCATGGCGCAGCTGGCGGATCGTGAGTCGCTGTCCAACGCAGAACGGCGCTGGGCATTGCTGGAAGACAGCGCGTGGGCCATCTTCAATGCCGCATCCAGCTTCCTGAACGGCTACGTCGCCACGGCGGTGTGGGTCTGGCAAATCTTCAATCAACTCCAGCAAGTGCTCGATACGCCGGCGCAAAGCAATGGCTTGATCAAATGGCAGCGCCTGGGCGACGTGCTGATGGCATTGGCCATCGTCATCACCCACAAGGCCGGGCCACTGCGCAGGGGCAAAGCCAAATCTGCAGACGTTCGAGGTTCCAGACCACCCTTGCCTGCGCCGCCGCAGCTACGTGCCCTTGCCTCAGACAGCCGCGCGTTGCCCCACCGCCAGTTCTCGATATTGGCTGTCGAAGGCACCGTGCCGCGCCGCACGCCGACGCAGTGGGGGACTTACCTGGACGAGTTCAAGGTCGAGGCCCCCGACCTGCGCGACTATGCCCAGCCCCAAGAACGCCCGCCGCTCTACGACGTGGGGCAAAACACCTATGCCCCAGTGGATCAGCGCTGGTTCCAGGTGGTGGGTGATGAAGATGCCAATATTCACATTCTCGACCCGCACAACTCTGCGCTTACTGGTCCCTGCCTGGCCAAGACGTCGACGGGAACCTGGCGCATCAATACCGACCTGCGCCTGCTGCACAGCAACGAGAGCTTGAAAAGCAAGTTGAAGGCCTCGCGGATGCTAAGGGCGCAAAAACTCCTGCCACTGGAGCAACAACGGGAAGCGCTGGAGCAACATGAAAAAGTCCTGAAAGGCGAGATGCATATGCTGCTCAAGTCCCCCACCACGCAGACCCTGTTGGACCAGAGTTTGTCCAAGGCCCAGGAGCTGATCGACAATCGCGAGGCGTCGTTGAAGCTGCTCGATCAGTGGAGGAGTGCAGGCGGCACCCTCGGGTATGAAGACAAGCTGCTCCGGCTGTACAAAAGCTTCAACACCTACCTGATGACCTGGACCGCATTCAAACATGTCGCCTATAACACCGCCGTTGAGCGCATCCTCAAAAACCGCGAATCCGAAGACGTGACCACTCGCCAGCAACTCCCGGCAGACATCCACCTGGCGGTGGAAATGGGCCGGGAAATAGACACCAAACTCAACGCTCTTGCGGGCGCCAAACACGCACTGTCCGGCATGGGCTCGGCCGGTGCCATGGACGCCCGGCAAATCGGAATTTCGGAGCGATTTCACACCCGCTGGGAACTGAAAACCAACGAAATCGCCAGCGCCGCTGAACTGTGTATACGTGAGCAAGCCGCTCAAGACATGGCCCAGGCGCGCAATGCCGTCTACGCGGTGGTGGAGCGCGCTACAGCGGCCAGTAGAAACATGACGCAACTGTTAAAGGACGACCCCCAAGAGGCTCAGTTGGAAACTCTGAGTGCAATGGTCGAGGCATTCCAGAGTGTGCGCAATCGAATAGAGGAACTACCCGGCGAGTTTCCAGAACGCATCGACCTCCATGCCCTTGCGGACCTGAAAAGCGTCGTCAACGAATTTCTTCTATTGGCCCAGAGCAATATCGGCACCCGGCTTCAGCAGGCCGCCCCTTCAGCGCGCGCACCTGCCAAGCCCTCGACGTCCAGGCCGCACATCAAAACCAGGGTCATCAAAAAGCGCCCGCGGGATCAGCCCAAAGAACCGCAGGATGTGCCCAAACAGGCGCCTTTGACACTGATCCCGCCGTTGAAGAAACAGGCACCAAAACCCACGAACGACTATATCGACATCACCAGCCAAGGGCTCCAACTGACCGGGGAGCTGGACGGTTTTATCAGCGACACGAAAAGGAGCGCTCTGAAGCCGTTTCGGATACCGGCAGACATGCAGGACATCTTCGATCAGCAAGCATTGAAGATAGAGCAGACGCTCCAGACATTCGAACCGCTGCACGCGTTGGCCAAGCAGGCAGGCAACGCCCTTCCGGTCGCCAGCTTGAGTGGAGAGCTGCGTGACGGCGCAGCCCGATTGCGCCGAGAGGGCATCCACATCAGAGCCACGCTGCTCAAGCTGCGCAAACCCCAACAAGGCTACTTTCTGTGGCTGCTGGAGAACGATCAGGTCCGGGTCACGCGCAATCAAGCGGGCAGAATCAAGACCACACAGTTCAACGACTACTTCCAGGAGTACTTCATTCTTGATTCAGCCAACAGCGACCAGCCGTTATGGCTGGCGCACTTTCACTACCCCACCCTCAAGACACCGGCCAATCTGTTCACGGCAGCCCATCTTAAAATCGACGAAACCTACCTAAGGCAACTATCAGCCGATAAACAGTCAACGCTCAATACCCGAACCGCGCTGGATAATCTTCTGCGCAAGCTCAGCGATCCGGTCGCGCTGGCTGCGTTTTTACGGTTTGAAGAGCGGCGCAGATGAGAGTCAGTCAATGTCAGCGCACCTTGCCCCCCCCATCTGCAAGCCGAAAGGACGCACACCGCGTTTAAGGCTGACTTATAAACGCAATAAAATGCATATCCGTATTTTAAGCTGAGCTTTATTTCTTCCTCCAACAAGGACCACTCCCGCAAATCACGGGCCAATGACCTGACAGTTATCCCCCCGCCAGCTCGATAAATTCCCGGCCTCATCCATAAGAGGTCGGGAAGTCATGCCCATAGCACCCCGCAGAATCGCGCTCTATATCAGCCTTGCCGTTGCCACCAGCCTCCCATTAGCCCAAGCAAGAGGCGACATCGAGTACATGCCGTATTGGTACCCACCCTACGACGCGCTCGATGATGAATGGTCCTATTCACCCGAAACTGAAGGCGTGCCCATCGATGGCCATTTCACTCGGCAAGCCACCTCCTACAACGGCTTGCAGGTGGCAAAGGTGCTGGAGCCCGCGCTGACTCGCCTGCTGGAGTCCGGCGAGCTGAACGCCGAGCAGATCAAGGCCCTGGAAAAACTCAACGACGAACTCGCGCAGAAACCCGGTGCATTCGGCGCGGCACTTGAGCAACTGGCCGGCAGCCAGAACGCCAACCTGGCGGCGGCCACCCAAAGCACCACCCAGCAATTGAGCAACCGAGTGCTCTCGACCCTGCGCGAATTGCCCACCAACACTGACAGCCACTTCTGGGTGAAAAACCTCGGCAGCGAAGGTGGCCTCAATAGCCAACGCGGTACTGCCGGCCTGAATACCGCCAACCAGGGCGTATTGATGGGTGCAGATTGGTCGGTCGACCACGCCTGGCGCGTCGGCGTACTGGGGGCAAAATCCACTAGCCGTTTCGACACGCGGCGCTTCAGCGCAGACTTGGACAGCTGGCATTTGGGCACTTACGCGGTGCGCCAGGACGGCCCAGTGGCACTGCGCCTAGGGGCGATCTACAGCAGCCATGCCGGGAAGAACCTGCGCGGTATCGAGATCCTGGATTACAAAGACACGCTCAAGGGCCGCTACAACGCCAACAGTCAGAATGTCTTCGGCGAAGCGGGCTATCAACTGGGCAATGACGGCTTCAGCGTCGAACCGTTTGCCGGCCTCGGCTACCAGCGCTACAGCCGTGACAGCTTCAAGGAACAAGGCGGCCCCGCCGCGCTGAACGTCGAGGCGCAAACCCAGCAGAATCTCAGCAGCACCTTTGGCCTGCGCCTGGCCACGGTGTTTCGCTTCGATAACCAGATGAGCCTGACGCCCCATTTGAGTACAAGCTGGAAACACCTTTATGGCGACGTCGACAGCCAAGTGCGCCAGTCCTTTCGCCAGCGTGGCATTGACGGCTTCACTGTTCAGGGCGCATCCCTCGACCGCAATAGCCTGGGCCTGCAGGCCGGACTCGATCTGGCATTGTCGACAAACCACACCGTTGGCTTGGCCTACAGCGCAGAAAACGGCTCCAACAGCAGCAACCAGGGCTTGATAGGCCAGTGGCGGATGCAGTTCTGACCTAATTGCAGGCGAAAAAAAAGGGGAGCACCTGCCCCCCCGAGGATTAAACGGTAGTGTCGAAGGCTGGATCAGCCTTCGATTTCAATCAGGATTTCGCCAGGGTTGACCCGGTCGCCCTTGGCCACATGAACGGCGGTCACCTTGCCGGCAATGGCTGCCTGCACTTCGGTTTCCATCTTCATGGCTTCAGTGATCAGCACGGCCTGGCCGGCCTTGACCACGTCGCCTTCCTTGACCAGCACGTCGACGATGTTGCCCGGCATTGCAGTGCTGACATGACCCGGCGCGGTGGCGTGCTTGCGGTTGCTGCTGCCGCCGCTGACAAACTCGTTGAGCGGTTCGAATACCACTTCTTCCGGCATGCCATCGATGGACAGGTAGAAGTGGCGCTTGCCTTCAGCCTTCACGCCGACACCGGTGATGTCCACGCGGTAGCTTTCGCCGTGCACGTCGATGACGAACTCGGTCGGCACGCCTTCGCCACCGGCACGGGCCACGCCGCCGGCTTCTGGGATGGGCAGCAACACTTCCGGCGCCAGGGTGCCGGCATCGCGCTCTTCGAGGAACTTGCGCCCGATGTCCGGGAACATGGCGTAGGTCAGCACGTCTTCTTCGGACTTGGCCAACGCACCGATTTCGCCGCGCAGCTTGGTCATTTCCGGCTTGAGCAAATCAGCCGGGCGCACGTCGATCACTTCTTCGCTGCCGATGGCTTGGCGACGCAACTTCTCGTTCACGGTGCCCGGCGCCTTGCCGTAGCCGCCTTGCAGGTAGAGCTTCACTTCGTTGGTGATGGTCTTGTAACGCTCGCCGGCCAGCACGTTGAAGAACGCCTGGGTGCCGACGATCTGCGAAGTTGGGGTCACCAGCGGCGGGAAGCCGAGGTCTTCACGCACGCGCGGGATTTCGGCCAGCACTTCGCTCATGCGGTTGAGGGCGCCCTGCTCTTTCAACTGGTTGGCCAGGTTGGAAATCATCCCGCCCGGCACCTGATTGACTTGCACACGGGTGTCGACAGCGGTGAATTCGCTTTCGAACTGGTGGTATTTCTTACGCACGGCGTAGAAGTACAGGCCGATTTCCTGCAGCAGTTCCAGGCTCAGGCCGGTGTCGAATTCGCTGCCTTTAAGGGCGGCGACCATCGACTCGGTCCCTGGGTGGCTGGTGCCCCAGGCGAAGCTGGAAATGGCGGTGTCGATGTGGTCGGCACCGTTTTCGATGGCCTTGAGTTGGCACATCGCGGCCAAACCAGCGGTGTCATGGGAGTGGATGAAGATCGGCAGGGTCTGCTCGGCCTTCAGCGCCTTGACCAGTTCGCCAGTGGCGTACGGCGTCAGCAGGCCGGCCATGTCCTTGATCGCGATCGAGTCGCAACCCATGGCTTCCAGTTGCTTGGCCTGGGCCACGAACGCTTCGACGGTATGCACCGGGCTGGTGGTATAGGCGATGGTGCCTTGGGCATGTTTGCCGGCTGCTTTTACCGCTTCGATCGCCACGCGCAGGTTACGCACGTCGTTCATCGCGTCGAAAATGCGGAATACGTCGATACCGTTGACGGCAGCCTTGGCCACGAACGCCTTGACCACGTCGTCGCTGTAGTGGCGGTAGCCCAGCAGGTTCTGGCCGCGCAGCAGCATTTGCAGGCGAGTGTTGGGCAACGCGGCGCGCAGTTTGCGCAGGCGCTCCCACGGGTCTTCTTTCAGGAAGCGTACGCAGGCGTCGAAGGTCGCGCCGCCCCAGACTTCCAGGGACCAGTAGCCGACTTTGTCGAGCTTGTCGCAGATCGGCAGCATGTCGTCGGTGCGCATGCGGGTCGCGAGCAACGATTGGTGGGCGTCGCGCAGGATGGTGTCGGTGACAAAGATTTTCTTGGACATTGTTGTATTCCTCACAGGCCTGCGTGGGCGGCGATGGCGGCGGCGATGGCCAGGGCCAGCTCTTCGGGTTTGCGCTTGATCGAGTAGTTGGTCAGTTCAGGGTGGGCTTCAACGAAGCTGGTGTTGAACTGGCCGCTGCGGAATTCCGGGTTGCGCAGGATTTCCTGGTAGTAAGCGGCGGTGGTCTTCACGCCTTGCAGGCGCATGTCGTCCAGGGCACGCAGGCCGCGGTCCATGGCTTCTTCCCAGGTCAACGCCCACACCACCAGTTTCAGGCACATGGAGTCGTAGAACGGCGGGATGGTGTAACCGGTGTAGATCGCCGTGTCGGTGCGCACGCCGGGGCCGCCGGGTGCGTAGTAACGGGTGATCTTGCCGAAGCTTGGGAGGAAGTTGTTTTTCGGGTCTTCGGCGTTGATGCGGAACTGCAACGCGAAACCACGGTGCTGGATGTCTTCCTGTTTCACCGACAACGGCAGGCCCGAGGCGATGCGGATCTGCTCGCGGACGATGTCGATCCCGGTGATTTCTTCGGTGATGGTGTGTTCCACCTGCACGCGGGTGTTCATCTCCATGAAGTACACCTCGCCCTCGGCGAGCAGAAACTCCACGGTGCCAGCGTTCTCGTAGCCCACCGCCTTGGCGGCGCGTACCGACAGGTCGCCGATGTAGGCGCGCTGTTCTGGGGTCAGTTGCGGGCTTGGAGCGATTTCGATGAGCTTCTGGTTACGACGCTGGATCGAGCAATCGCGCTCGAACAGATGCACCACGTTGCCGAAGCTGTCACCGAGGATCTGCGCCTCGATGTGCTTGGGATTGACGATGCATTTTTCCAGGAACACTTCCGCCGAACCGAAGGCCTTAGTGGCTTCGGAGATAACACGGGGGAAGGCTTGTTCAAGTTCTTCGCGGCTGTTGCAACGACGGATACCACGGCCGCCGCCACCGGAAGTGGCCTTGAGCATCACTGGGTAACCGATGCGGTCGCCTTCGGTGAGGGCCTCATGGATATCCGCGACGTTGCCTTCGGTGCCCGGCGTGACCGGCACACCAGCCTTGATCATGCTGCGGCGCGCTTCGGTCTTGTCGCCCATGCGGCGGATCACTTCCGCCGACGGACCAATGAATTTGATACCACGTTCGGCGCAGATATCCGCCAGTTCGGCGTTTTCCGACAGGAAGCCGTAGCCAGGGTGCAGCGCGTCACAACCGGTTTCCACCGCCAGGTTCACCAGCTTGCGCGGGTTCAGGTAACCGGCCAGGGGCTCGGCGCCAATGCTGTGGGCTTCGTCGGCACGCTTGACGTGCAAAGCGTGACGGTCGGCGTCGGAGTAGACCGCGACCGAGCGAATGCCCATCTCGGCGCAGGCACGCACGATGCGTACGGCAATTTCACCACGGTTGGCGATCAGGATCTTTTTTATCACTTGGAAATTCCCTTGAGCCGATTGCTGCGTTCTTCGACCCGCTGGATCCGGGTCGGCGCGTGACCAAATGTTTCATGACAGTCGCGAGACACACACTAAGCCCGCCGAGGGATTAACAAAAATCAATAATTATTGGGTCGTGCATAAGTAAAGACTTATAGTTGAACTCATTAGATTCAGCAGGAACGTGCTAAAAATGCGTAAGTCATTGATGCGTATGACATTGCGTCAATTGCAGATCTTCAATGAAGTGTGCGATTTGCGCTCCTACAGCCGCGCCGCCGAGGAAATGTCCCTCACACAACCGGCCGTTAGCCTACAAATTCGCCAGCTGGAAGAGCTGATCGGGCAGCCGCTGTTCGATTATGTCGGCAAAAAGCTCTACATGACCGAGGCCGCTGAAGCCTTGCAGCGAGCCAGCCGGGATATTTTCGGGCGCCTGGAAAACCTCGATATGCAGCTGTCGGACATGCAGGGTTCGCTGCAAGGCCAGTTGAAGCTGGCGATTGAATCCAGCGCCAAGTACTTCGTGCCGCACCTGTTTGCTGCCTTCAAGCGCCAACATCCCGAGGTGCAGTTACACCTCACGGTGGTGAACCGCGCCCAGGTGATTCGCCGGCTTTCGGACAATCGCGATGACCTGGTGATCATGTCCATGGTGCCTCAGGACATGGGCCTGGAATTCCTGCCATTCCTCAACAATCCGATCGTCGCGGTGGCGCCACCCGACCATCCGTTGAGCCTGCAAGGGCCGCTGCGCCTGCAGGACCTGGAACCCTACACGCTGCTGCTGCGCGAACCGGGTTCCGGTACGCGACTGGCGTGCGAGGAGTATTTCAAGGAGAAACGCGTGCACTTCACCCAGACGGTGGAAGTGGCCTCGGCCGAGGCGCAGCGCGAGTGTGTTTGCGCGGGGTTGGGCGTGGCGCTACTGACGCGTCATGCGGTCAACATGGAGCTGGCCACCGGCGGGCTCAAGGAGCTGCCGGTGGAAGAGCTGCCGCTGTACCGCAGTTGGTGCCTGGTGCAAGCCAAGGCCAAGCGCCTGTCACCGGTGGCCCACGCGTTCCTGGGCTTTATCCGCAGCGAGCGGGTGCAGATCAGCGCGCTGGCTGAGCGTTTCGCTGGGCAGCCGCGGGTGCCTGCCAGTGGAGTTCCGGGTAGTCACTGATGCTCTGGAGCAGCTGACGCTCCTCGCAACGGTCTTCGATTGCGCGACGGAACGCCATGCGGCGCTGGTCTTCCTGCTGACGACGGGTTTTGACGGAGCTGTTGCTGTCTTCGTAGGGCCGGGCCATTTGGAGTCTCCCAATGCGAGTACGGGGAGTTCAGGATGGCCCTGGGCGATGACGGTTTGGCGGCGCGGGGGTTACAAACTGATGAAACTTTGATCAATCATCCAATGCTTTGACGGACTTGGGCGACAACCGCAGGCTGCGCAAGCTGCGCTTCACGCTCTTGAGGTGGTTGACCAGGCTCGGCCCGCGCGCCATGGCCACGCCCATCGCCAGCACGTCGATCACCACCAGGTGGGCGATGCGCGAAGTCAGCGGCGTGTAGATCTCGGTGTCTTCGTGCACATCGATTGCCAGGTTGACCGTGGACAGTTCCGCCAACGGCGTCTGGCTCGGGCACAGGGTAATCAGCGAAGCGCCGCTTTCACGCACCAGGTTGGCGGTAATCAGCAAATCTTTGGAGCGGCCCGACTGGGAAATGCAGATCGCCACATCCGTAGGCTTCAAGGTCACCGCCGACATGGCTTGCATGTGCGGGTCGCTGTAGGCCGCGGCAGTGAGCAGCAAACGGAAGAATTTGTGCTGGGCATCGGCGGCCACCGCGCCCGAAGCACCAAAGCCATAGAACTCGACACGCTGGGCCTGGGACATGGCGGTCACGGCCTTTTGCAACTCCACCGGGTCGAGCTTCTCGCGCACTTCCATCAGGGTATGCAGGGTGGTGTCGAAGATCTTAAGGCTGTAGTCGGCGACGGAGTCGTCTTCATGGATCGCGAATTGGCCGAAGCTGGCACCGGCGGCCAGGCTTTGCGCCAACTTGAGTTTCAAGTCCTGGAACCCAGAGCAACCGATGGCGCGGCAGAAGCGCACGATGGTCGGTTCGCTGATGCCCACGCTGTGCGCCAGGTCGGCCATGGAACTGTGCATCACAGCCGCAGGGTCAAGCAGCACGTGATCGGCAACCTTGAGTTCCGATTTGCGTAACAGGTGGCGCGACTGGGCGATATGTTGCAACAGGTTCAAAGGGCAGGACTCTTGTTATGGGCAGGGCCAGGGATGTAGCAAGCTTGTAGTTATACTACAAGAATTGTCGTTTTGCCCGTCCGACGCATCACTAAATCGCCCTGCTCCCCTTTGAATCTAAGGGCGGCCAAGTTGTAGCCACAGGGGCGCCCCAGGCATCACTAGGGAAAATCTGCATTTTTCCGTAACAAATCTGCCAGCCCTTCGGCCTGCATCGGCCGACTGATCAAGTAGCCCTGTACCTCATCACAACGCTCACCGCGCAGGAAGTCCAACTGCTGCTGATCTTCCACGCCTTCGGCCACCACCTTGAGCGCAAGGCCGTGGGCCATAGCGATAATGGCGCGGGTGATAGCGGCGTCTTCACGCCCCTGGCCCAGCCCACGGATGAAAGTCTGGTCGATCTTCACGTAGTCCACGGGAATGCGCTTGAGGTAGCTCAGGGACGAATAACCCGTGCCGAAATCGTCGATCGCCAGCTTCACGCCCAGGTCCCGCAGTTGCTGGAAAGTGGCGATGATGTGTTCGACGCTGTCGAGCAATTGGCTTTCGGTCAGCTCCAGCTCCAGGTATTGCGGGTCCAGGCCAGTTTCTTCGAGCACCTGGCGCACCAGGCTGACCAGCTTGCCCTGGCGCAGTTGATGCACGGACAGGTTCACCGATACGCGGATTGGCGCCAGCCCCTGGCGTTGCCATTCACACGCCTGCCAGCAGGCCTCGCGCAACACGAATTCGCCCAATGGCACGATCAGGCCGGTCTCTTCGGCCAGGCCGATAAAGTCCCCCGGCGGCACCATGCCCCACTGTGGATGGTCCCAGCGGATCAACGCTTCGGCGGCATTCAGCTTGCCGGTGGCCAGGCACAGCTTGGGTTGGTAGAACACCGTGAGCTGGCGCTCTTCGATGGCCTTGCGCAGATGGTTTTCCAGCTGCAAACGCTCCAGAGTGCTGGCTTGCAGGCTGTCGGTGTAGAACTGGAAGTTATTGCCGCCCAGGTGCTTGGCATGTTGCATGGCCATGTTGGATTGGCTGACCAATGCAGAAATTTCCCGCGCATTGTCCGGCAACAGGCTGACGCCCATCGAGGCACTCACCACCAGCTCATGCCCGTCCACCGTCACCGGCACCCGCAGTTTGGCCAGCAACCGCGTGGCGACCCGCGCCAGGCTCGACAGGTTGCCGTAGGCGTCGAACAGCACGGCGAATTCGTCGCCGGACAGACGCGCGATGGTGTCAGCCTCAGGTAACGCGTTGATCAGGCGGCGCGCCATTTTTTGCAGCAGTTGGTCGGCGACTTCATGGCCAAGGCTGTCATTGAGCAATTTGAAACGGTCGAGGTTGATGTGCAGTAACGCCAGGCTGCGACCGCCCTGGCGTACCCGCTGATGGGCCTCGCGCAGCCGTTCGCGGAACAGCGAGCGGTTGGCCAGGCCGGTCAGCTCGTCGTAATGGGTGAGGTAGCGCATGCGCTCTTCCGACTCACGTCGCGCCGAGAGATCGGCGAAGAAGCCCACGATATGGCTGACTTTTCCCCGGATATCGCGCACTACATTCAATTGCAGCCACTGCGGGTACAGCTCGCCGTTCTTGCGCGTTTCCACCAGCTCACCCTGCCAGGTGCCATGGCTGAGCAACGCCTGGCGGATCACCGGGAAGTGACGGCGGGCATCGCGGCTGCTGGGCAGTTCGACCACATTGCGGCCGATCATATCGTCGGTTTCAAAGCCGGTGACACGACTGAACGCCTGGTTGACGGCAATCAGCTTGTAGTCCGGGTCCAGGATCACGATGCCTTCGCTGGCGGCCTCGAATACGGTCGAGGCCAAGCGCTGCTGTTCTTCCAGGGCCTTGCCGGCGCTGATATCCCGCCGCGTGCCGAGCATGCGCGTGACCCGTCCACTGGGCGCGCGCTCCACGGCGCGGCCACGGTCTTCGATCCACACCCAGTGCCCATCGCCATGACGCACGCGGTACTCCACCAGGTAGTCCTCGCTGCGGCCCTTGAGGTGTTCCACCAAGGCACGCTTGAGCAGCGGCAGGTCTTCGGGATGCAGGCGTGGCTTGAGATGGCTGAGCATCGCCGTGACATATTCCGGCTCCAGGCCGAACAGTTCCTTGAGCTGGGTGTGATGGACTTCGTCGGTTTGCAGGTTCCAGTCCCACAGGCCCAACTCACTGGCTTGCAGCGCCATGGCCAGGCGCGCTTCGCTTTTATTCAGGGCCAAGCTGGCGGCGTCCAGTTCCTGGCTGCGTTGGGCCAC
The genomic region above belongs to Pseudomonas azotoformans and contains:
- a CDS encoding dermonecrotic toxin domain-containing protein, yielding MNAKTSVAPPLPSPKPLLEKALLTRLTEDGPTSNEVASLLLRSELSILYPDLNPDLDRTVVGIPIWTFVDNELTCVDIHYTPLTHALVRLALENTQANYLQGEHFLTQQPSAPEPIQLPVDIEQIATLLNELASVFFVAFKEQQLAFWNATGAGLPRWQELADGLAAALNIQEVEGWNADHCDIARGISMYPDKQQRFRHRPDLANIQVCLLDIDSPNDKNLKHLMLAGTAIVQGTFKQTDVLMMYTLEYGYETFPSLQDLATAAQSRLSDSMSSLPLAMRLVEPEGHFFDHMAWALIATQLSAIETEGFSSLETTAPQPQPPSTATEPLELDPDTTRLNMLDGAIPHWLLNASPHDLNDYSQHMLDLSTLYNDVPADLFQLQPINAFAQEKMRNAILADNHPGADTLPLDEIQIIRTESLAVGPFNLANPLESYPQTLGEYALSNTPPYQATVTFKGGQTVPDWLTDSYLTHLSEQVDIGQVYPKLIQDKLIDDPLEAPRQQRFYMQQLRSLLPLLALECKLTHTGNVDEQGCRFINELVNPTPNTPDPVVICPLSIRPSLRISQTFDEVLNIFIIGPRSLQHGPCLLYRPLLENPLVQFPSLQNLKYELHQPGEIRDSILAWLPNRSLSFNYAQYMFPTGLTSAFLISQLANTPLKLFEWGGTPVFSKTELTGDIFAALFAANAKAMAQLADRESLSNAERRWALLEDSAWAIFNAASSFLNGYVATAVWVWQIFNQLQQVLDTPAQSNGLIKWQRLGDVLMALAIVITHKAGPLRRGKAKSADVRGSRPPLPAPPQLRALASDSRALPHRQFSILAVEGTVPRRTPTQWGTYLDEFKVEAPDLRDYAQPQERPPLYDVGQNTYAPVDQRWFQVVGDEDANIHILDPHNSALTGPCLAKTSTGTWRINTDLRLLHSNESLKSKLKASRMLRAQKLLPLEQQREALEQHEKVLKGEMHMLLKSPTTQTLLDQSLSKAQELIDNREASLKLLDQWRSAGGTLGYEDKLLRLYKSFNTYLMTWTAFKHVAYNTAVERILKNRESEDVTTRQQLPADIHLAVEMGREIDTKLNALAGAKHALSGMGSAGAMDARQIGISERFHTRWELKTNEIASAAELCIREQAAQDMAQARNAVYAVVERATAASRNMTQLLKDDPQEAQLETLSAMVEAFQSVRNRIEELPGEFPERIDLHALADLKSVVNEFLLLAQSNIGTRLQQAAPSARAPAKPSTSRPHIKTRVIKKRPRDQPKEPQDVPKQAPLTLIPPLKKQAPKPTNDYIDITSQGLQLTGELDGFISDTKRSALKPFRIPADMQDIFDQQALKIEQTLQTFEPLHALAKQAGNALPVASLSGELRDGAARLRREGIHIRATLLKLRKPQQGYFLWLLENDQVRVTRNQAGRIKTTQFNDYFQEYFILDSANSDQPLWLAHFHYPTLKTPANLFTAAHLKIDETYLRQLSADKQSTLNTRTALDNLLRKLSDPVALAAFLRFEERRR
- a CDS encoding autotransporter outer membrane beta-barrel domain-containing protein, translated to MPIAPRRIALYISLAVATSLPLAQARGDIEYMPYWYPPYDALDDEWSYSPETEGVPIDGHFTRQATSYNGLQVAKVLEPALTRLLESGELNAEQIKALEKLNDELAQKPGAFGAALEQLAGSQNANLAAATQSTTQQLSNRVLSTLRELPTNTDSHFWVKNLGSEGGLNSQRGTAGLNTANQGVLMGADWSVDHAWRVGVLGAKSTSRFDTRRFSADLDSWHLGTYAVRQDGPVALRLGAIYSSHAGKNLRGIEILDYKDTLKGRYNANSQNVFGEAGYQLGNDGFSVEPFAGLGYQRYSRDSFKEQGGPAALNVEAQTQQNLSSTFGLRLATVFRFDNQMSLTPHLSTSWKHLYGDVDSQVRQSFRQRGIDGFTVQGASLDRNSLGLQAGLDLALSTNHTVGLAYSAENGSNSSNQGLIGQWRMQF
- the oadA gene encoding sodium-extruding oxaloacetate decarboxylase subunit alpha, producing MSKKIFVTDTILRDAHQSLLATRMRTDDMLPICDKLDKVGYWSLEVWGGATFDACVRFLKEDPWERLRKLRAALPNTRLQMLLRGQNLLGYRHYSDDVVKAFVAKAAVNGIDVFRIFDAMNDVRNLRVAIEAVKAAGKHAQGTIAYTTSPVHTVEAFVAQAKQLEAMGCDSIAIKDMAGLLTPYATGELVKALKAEQTLPIFIHSHDTAGLAAMCQLKAIENGADHIDTAISSFAWGTSHPGTESMVAALKGSEFDTGLSLELLQEIGLYFYAVRKKYHQFESEFTAVDTRVQVNQVPGGMISNLANQLKEQGALNRMSEVLAEIPRVREDLGFPPLVTPTSQIVGTQAFFNVLAGERYKTITNEVKLYLQGGYGKAPGTVNEKLRRQAIGSEEVIDVRPADLLKPEMTKLRGEIGALAKSEEDVLTYAMFPDIGRKFLEERDAGTLAPEVLLPIPEAGGVARAGGEGVPTEFVIDVHGESYRVDITGVGVKAEGKRHFYLSIDGMPEEVVFEPLNEFVSGGSSNRKHATAPGHVSTAMPGNIVDVLVKEGDVVKAGQAVLITEAMKMETEVQAAIAGKVTAVHVAKGDRVNPGEILIEIEG